The genomic interval AACAGAAAAATGGCGGCAATACACTTGAATACTTTGTTACCCATACATTTAACTATCCGACGATGGCAGAAGCTTATCGTGTTGCTGCGCTAAATGGATTAAATCGATTATGAAATATGAAATTGTTCCAGTGACTCCTTTTCAACAGAATTGTTCCATTCTGTGGTGTGAGAAAACGGGTAAGGCTGCAATCGTTGATCCTGGCGGTGAAGCCGGGAAAATTCTGGCACGTGTTGATGCCTTGGGCGTTGACGTTGATAAGGTTCTTTTGACTCATGGGCATCTTGACCATGCTGGAGCAGCAAATGCTATCAAGAATATGCTGAATGTTCCGATTGTCGGTCCTCAGCAGGAAGAAGCTTTTTGGCTGAATCAGATAGAAAACCAGGCATCCATGTTTGGTTTTGGTGAGGCTGAAAATGTGGTGCCGGATGTATGGTTGAATGATTCCGACATTGTCAAAATAGGTGAAACACAGTTGTTGGTGTTGCATACTCCAGGACACACCCCGGGCCATGTCGTGTTTTACTGTGAGTCCTCCAAGTTGGCAATTGTTGGTGATGTGTTGTTTGCAGGCAGTATTGGGCGCTCAGATTTCCCTCGTGGTAATCATGCTCAATTGATTCGGTCTATTCGCGAGAAATTGCTTGGGCTTGGGGATGACATATGTTTTATTCCCGGCCATGGTCCGATGTCTACCTTCGGGCAGGAGCGTCTGACAAATCCTTTTGTTGCTGATCGAAATTTTGGGTGAGTTTCAACTCTCATCTCAGCTCACTGATTAGCGTCCAGGTCGATATCGATACACCCGAATACTCGGAGCAATGGGGTCTTCCTCCAATTGATTGTCGTTTCTGATTTTACGCTGGCGTTTTTCAGGAGGAAGAGAGTCTGGAATCGAAAATGCTGGCATTCCTTGCTCTCTAGGGAAGAAAATCGGTAAAGCCACATTAAAGGCTGTTCGTTCTCCATTTCCATATAGTATGTTGGCTCGCATAATTGGGCTAAGGTTTTGTACCAATGCCAAAACTTCTGTATCGGGCAAACTCCCCAGGCGATCGTACTGAACTTTAATGTGTGGAGCCAATACATCAAAGCGCATTAGTTTTTTGAGTGCTTCCTGTTTTGAAATCCTTTGAATGCTTTTTCCACTTTTGTACCAGTTAAAGCTTATTTTTGCTGGATTTTGTCGTAAGACGGGTATGGTTCGCGTGACCTGTTTGAGATTAAGTCGAGCCAGTCCTTTAGCGGCAAGCTCATTGGCCAAGTTCGAATGTCTGGAGATTAATTCGTATTTGTACCTGTTCAGGTCATTTGGAGAGTCTTCTCTGATCTTTTTGATGTAGTCCGCAAAGTCTGCTTTTAGTTGATTGATCTCAGTGACCTGGTTCAGCATTTTTTCATCGCTTGCAACTAATCCGTAGTAAGCGATGGTTTCGCGACCGTCCATCCCATCCCGATACCAAAAATCCGTGATTGCTTCATGAATTCCTTGTGCTGCGGTTTGGTAGCCATGACACCAGCAGGTAACTTGGTTTTGTTGTAAGTACTGCCCAAGGGATTGAGTTAAAGACAGTAGAGTGTCGAAAGTATGTTCTAGCTGCTGCATAGATACCAACGTGTTTCAATTGTTATATAACAGGTTGTGTTTGTGTTCTGTCGTTGAGGTGGCAGCTGATTGTTCTACGGTATAATTCTGTATATTCATTGTTACGTGTAATTTTTATCTGCTGCCGACTATAGTTGGACCTATTGTTATACAGATTTGTTTTGTGCTGTGAGGTGGTGGTTAAAAAAATCGATTGTTCTTGACCATGCCAGTTCAGCACTCTGTTCATCGTAGCGGGCTGTGGAGTCATTATGGAACCCATGGTTTACACCAGAGTACATATAGGCTTCATAAGGCACCTTATTTTTCTTTAATATCTCTTCATAGGATGGCCAGGTTGCATTTACGCGCTTGTCTAGTTCGGCAAAGTGCAGCAGTAAAGGACCTTTAACCTGGTTTACAATATTGTCATTGGCGGGAGTTCCGTAGAAAGGTGATATTGCATTCACTGTATCTGGAATTGTTGCGGCAATCATATTGCAAATATATCCGCCAAAACAAAAGCCTACTGCACCGACTTTTCCGTTACCTCTTTCATATTGTTTTAGGAATTGTGCCGAAGCTATGAAGTCCTGCTCAATTTTCATTTTATCCATAGAGCTTTGCATGCTTCGACCCTCATCATCATTACCGGGATAACCACCCAGAGGGAATAGTGCGTCCGGGGCGAGGGCAATAAAGCCTTTTTTGGCCAGTCTTCGGGCAACGTCTTTTATGTACGGATTTAGTCCCCGATTCTCATGTATGACCAGAACAGTGGGGGCGGGTTGTTCAAGCTTAGAGGGTAGAACCAAATAGCCACGACCAGTGCCATGTCCTTTGGGTGAATCAAAATTTTGATAACTTGCTGTAATATCCGGATCGTTAAAGGATATTTGTTCAGCTTGCGCATAGTTTGGTAGTAATGCTGCTGTAATGGTATTTGCAGTCAAGCCAGCCACCGCCAGCGTTGCAAGCCTGGATACAAACGTACGACGGTCAATGTCGCCATGGGCATATTCGTCGTACCAGTCAAAAGCAATTTGTGGAATCTTTGAATTCATTGTTCTTCTCTCCTGCGCTCTTATCTTTATCTGGTGAAAGAAACATCAGATAGGAAATCATCTTAGGGTAAGAAAAGTTTTCACCACAAGTGCATGAGCTCTTCAAGAAGGTCAGAGAGGTGTAAATTAAAAAGGGCTGCCATCGGGCAGCCCTTGGAGTGGAGTTATTCTTCCTGAATGCCGGGTCCGGTGGTATTTTTCTCCTCTTCGAGCATTCTTCGTTTTATTTCTCTTGGATCATTAAATGCTCGTTTTGGTGCTGAAGACTCATTATCCGGATCCTGAGGTTTCTCGGCCTCCGATTTATTGGTCTTTGTTTCTTGCGCCGGCTTTGGTTGGGTTGCCTCCTGGTTGGAAGGTTGTGTCTCAACCGTTGCTATGGCAGGTGCTTTTGTTTCTACAGGTTTTACTTCTGGAGCATCCGGCTGTTTGGCGGTGTTGTCAGTGCTGTTGGTAACTGGCTGGGCCTTAGTTTCTGGTTCAGCTTTTACTTCAGGGGTTGAGGTTTCAACACTGTTTTTCGTTGCTTTGAAATCAAAAACCTCTGGTGCAGAAGTTGTATCCTGAGGAGTGTTCTGAAGATTCTGAACTGGTGCATCAGGGTTTTGGCTGCTCTCGCTGGCGTTGGGTTGTTGTCTCTGTCGACGAGGTGCTTTACTGGATGAACTGCGTTTTTTGCGGTTGGACCCCTTTTCTTCATTAGCAACAGTACCGCGATTGTCGCGGTCAGGTCTGCGGTTACTCGGCTCTTTTTTGGGGGTGTTTTTCGCGGCCGAAGATGGCTGCTGTTCCGAATTATTGCTTGGTGTTGCCTTTGAACGACGTTCATCATCTCTGTTTTTTGGCGCACGTTCCGGTCTGGGTTTGTTAGTACGTGGTTTGTTTTTGCTGGCACTATTACCTTGGGTACGCTGAGATGGTGTTTTTCTGACGTCTTTTGCTTGTCTGGATCTACTAGTATTTTGGGGCTCAGATTGAACTGATTCGGTGGTTTTTGAGGTACCGCCAAATATCCCGGCAATGCTGCCGATCAGGCTTCCAAGCAAGCTTTTCTTTTGTTCATCGCTCTGTTGCTGTATCTCGCGGGATGGTGGCTGAGGAGCTGGTGAACTTGGTGTGGCGATTGTACTAATGGCCGGTTTTTCTGCTGGTTTATGTGAATGTTCTTCTTTGTCTGTATCTCCAGCGTCGACTTCGGTGAGCTGAATGGCGAAGCTTGGTTCTGCAGATGTGATCAGTTCGCTGTCGTCTCTAACTCTGATGACTTCATAATGAGGAGTCTCCAATGCTGCATTGGGGATGATCAATACCTGAGCTTTGGTACGGGCTTCAATATCACCAATGGCTTTTCTTTTCTCATTCAGCAGAAATGTTGCAACTGAAATTGGTAATATTGCGCGTATTTGTGCAGTTCTTTCTTTCAGGCTTTCTTCTTCGACGAGACGTAAAATTGCCAGTGCCAAAGATTTAACATCCCGTATGACTCCCTGGCCATTACAGCGAGGGCAGACGTGTCCACTTGTTTCCTCAAGAGATGGTCTGAGTCGTTGACGTGACATTTCAAGCAGGCCGAATCTTGAAATACGGCCAACCTGAACCCTGGCCCGATCCGACTCGGTGGCATCTTTAAGTTTGTTTTCGACTTCCCTTTGGTTTTTGGGGTTATTCATGTCGATAAAATCGATGACAATTAATCCGCCCATATCGCGCAGACGTAATTGTCTGGCTATTTCCTCAGCAGCTTCGATATTTGTGTTCAGGGCAGTTTCTTCAATATCCACCCCTTTAGTTGCTCTGGAGGAGTTGATATCGATAGATACCAGTGCTTCAGTTGGATCGATAACAATGGAGCCACCTGAAGGGAGCTTCACTTCCCGCTGGAAGGCAGTTTCTATCTGGGTTTCAATCTGGTAACGGTTGAACAAAGGAACCGATTCTGAATAGAGTTTGATCTTAGGAAGATAGGAAGGCATTACCTTCTGGACAAAGTCTATTGCATAATCATAAACGGCTTTGTTATCGATCAATACTTCGCCAATATCCTGGCGAAGGTAATCTCTAATCGCACGAATAATGACATTTGATTCCTGAAGGATCAGAAAAGGAGCTTCGCGCTCTTTGGACACTCCCGTGATGCTTTCCCAGAGCTGTAGCAAATAATCCAGGTCCCATTGAAGCTCTTCAGAACTACGCCCGATTCCGGCTGTACGAACAATGATGCCCATGCCTTCCGGCACATTAACACCTTGGAGGGCTTCGCGGAGTTGAGCACGGTCTTCACCTTCTATGCGCCTTGATATTCCACCCGCTTTTGGATTGTTGGGCATCAATACGAGATAACGACCAGCCAGACTGATCATTGATGTCAGGGCTGCTCCTTTGTTGCCTCTTTCTTCCTTATCAACCTGGACAATGATTTCTGTGCCTTCCTTCAAAACATCTTTTATGTTGATGCGTCCGGAAACGTTTGGATCAATGAAGTATTCGCGGGAGATTTCTTTGAGAGGGAGAAATCCATGTCTCTCTGAGCCGTAATCCACAAAAGCTGCTTCAAGACTGGGCTCTATTCTGGTTATTTTTCCTTTATATATATTGGCTTTTTTTTGTTCGCGGAATCCGCTTTCTATATCGAGGTCATATAATTTCTGGCCATCCACCAGTGCAACTCGGATTTCCTCGGATTGAGTTGCGTTAATCAACATTCTTTTCATGCTGTTGATATGCTCTTAATCATGTCAAAGTCATGAAAAGCAAGAAACCAGATAGCTTTATTACCTGCTCTTGTACTACAAAATTGTCTCTGAGAAGGGGATATATGTTAAGCCCCGCTCTATTCTGGCTTCGTACTATAGTAACTAGCCGTGCAAACAGAAGCAGTTGGCTTCCATTTTTATTGTAATACCGGGCAGTCATATGGACTGCCAGCATCTAATAATCTGGTTTAGTGCTTTTCTTCTAAGTTAGCTGGTAAGCATCTGATCTACTGTATTCAGATACTATCAATCCGTTTTTTCGTACAGTCAGCCTTCGGTAGTCTTGAATTCTTCTCTAGTGATTTCAGGATAGGCCTGTGATCAAGTTTAGGCTAAATCGTGTGCTGTACGTTTGATTTGCGATGTTTAAAAAAAGCGCCGTGTTCTTTGTAGCGACTCATCTGCTAAACCTTTAAGGATGTTCGGTCATGTAGGACCAGATGCTCTCCTCAGCATATTTGCCCTATATGGGCTAAAGGAATATAGCAGTTAAGTTACAGTGCTTCAATCAATGAAGAAATGTTAATATTGGCATGCATAATTTGTAGCGGAGCATACCCATTGTCAGGAGTTCAGTTTATTACTGTTCAGGAGGATCGAGCTGGTCAGAGGCTCGACAATTTTTTGTTATCACAGTTAAAAGGAGTTCCTAAAAGTTGGGTTTATCGTGTTATTAGAAAAGGAGAGGTCAGGGTTAATCGTAAGCGGTGCAAACCGTTGCAAACTTTGATGGCCGGTGATTTGATTCGGATTCCGCCGGTCAGAACGTCAGAAGCCAGGGCGCCAGTTGTGATAAAGCCGGAATTTGCCAGTTCTCTGGAATCCCGGATTTTGTTCGAAGACGATGGGATGCTGATAATCAATAAACCATATGGTATGGCTGTGCATGGTGGAAGTGGTGTATCTCTGGGGTTAATTGAAGCTTTAAGAGCAGCCAGACCAGACGCGCATTTCCTCGAATTGGTTCATCGACTGGATAAAGATACCTCCGGATGCCTGATGGTTGCGAAGAAAAGAAGTTTTTTGAAGCAACTTCAGCAGGCAATCAAAGATAAACAGGTTGCCAAAATTTATCAGTGTCTGGTGGTTGGGGAGTGGCCGGAGGATATCACCAGGGTGACTGCGCCTTTGTTAAAGCTGAGCCGCCAGTCTGGAGAGCGTTATGTTAAGGTCAGTGTTGAAGGAAAGCCTTGTTTGACGACGTTTGAGGTATTGCAGCGTTATCGTGGCTATACCTTGTTAAAGGCTTCGCCCGTTACCGGTCGCACGCATCAGATAAGAGTGCACTGTCAGTTTAATCGTTGCCCGATTGTTGGTGATGATAAGTATTGTTCTGAGGCTGACTTGGAGTTGGCCAACAGGACTGGGTTGGACCGGCTGTTTTTGCATGCTATCAGGCTGGAGTTGACTCATCCTTTGTCGAATGAGCAAATTATGGTTGATGCTGACCCGGGTGATAAATGGTATGCAGGATTGGAATTGTTGGAGCAGCTCTGACACATTGTCATAGCAACTTAATATTTTTGCTTTTTAAGGGGAAATGGTTTGAATCAGTGGGATGAAGCGGAAACTGCAGAAGGTAAGGTCATGCAGAAGCAACAGGAGTTAGAGCAAAAGCAGTGGGTGCTGTTGGAAAAAGCGGTTCTGGCGAGTACTAAGGAGGCCCGTAAAAGTCGGATATGGGGGATCTTCTTTAAGCTGCTGACTTTTGGTTATTTGATTGCGGTTCTGGCTATCTATTTGCAACAGAGCAATTTAAATGGGGTTTCCGCTAGTACAGGTGGGCATGTAGCGGTCGTTCAGGTAAGGGGAGAAATTGCATCGGATTCTGAGGCTTCCGCCGATAACATCATTTCTGGCTTGCGGGCAGCTTTTGATCACCCGGATACTAAGGTTGTTGTATTAAAGATCAACAGTCCAGGTGGCAGCCCTGTTCAGTCCGGGTATGTTTATGATGAAGTCATGCGCCTGAAAGCGTTGCACTCCGATGTCCCGGTATATGCCGTAATTTCTGATACCGGGGCGAGTGGGGCGTACTACATTGCTGCGGCAGCCGACTATATATATGCGGATAAGGCGAGTATTGTCGGCTCCATTGGTGTTACGGCGGTGAGTTTTGGCTTTCCTGAGGCGATGCAGAAGTTGGGGGTGGAACGTCGCCAGTTTACGTCTGGAGAGCATAAAGCCTTTCTTGACGCTTTTGCTCCGCTTAAAGAGGATGAAAAAAAGCTGTTTGAGGCATTGCTGAACAATGTGCATCAGCAGTTTATCGCGGCCGTTAAGCAAGGGCGTGGCGAGCGCTTGAAAGATGATCCAAATATGTTTTCGGGATTGTTCTGGAGTGGGGAGCAGGCTCTTGAGCTTGGGTTGATCGATGGACTTAAGACGACTAGTCAGGTCGCCAGGGAAGCGGGTTATGAAAAGATTATCGATTTTTCACCCAAGCCTAACCCCTTTGATCAATTTGCTGAGAAGTTTGGTGTGTCTATTGGTAAGGGAGCGGCTCAGGTGCTTGGTATGGACTCAGGCGTTGCTTTGAAGTAATAGCGGATTTGAGTTTTCAAAGCCCAGAAATTCAACCAGCCTGATCATGGGCAAGCCAATCAGGCTGGTTGGATCGTCAGAATGAATATTCTCTGTCAGACATATCCCCAGACTTTCACTCATGAAGCTGCCAGCGCATTGTGATGGATCTTCCATGTTCAGATAATTTTCAATCATTGCGTCTGAGAGATGCCTGAAGCGCACTGTTGTAGTCACGATGTCGCTGTAGCTAATGCCCGTTGCGCTGTTCAATACACAAAGGCCGGTGTAGAAAAAGACAGTTTTACCTGACTGTTGTCTTAGTTGGCTTGCAGCATTGGTCAGATTACCGGGTTTGCCAATAGGATGTATTTGGTCAATTGTGGCTACCTGGTCACTGCCGATGATCAAGTGATCTGGATAGTCAGAAGCCAGGCTTCTGGCTTTTTCTTCCGCCAGTCTAAGGGCCTGATGATTAGGAGATTCCCCTGGCAGTTGTGTTTCATCGCATGAAGGGGCGGCCTGAATAAATGCTAAGTTGATTCGTTTCAGAAGCTCGGCCCGATAGCTCGAGGTGGAGGCAAGAATTATATTGGTCATATTTTTTGCTTAAATAATGCTCTTTTAAGTGATAAAGGCTTTGACACTACCCGGGTGCATCAATATTATACCGCGCCTATGTCAACACCGGTGCTTCCAAAGTTGTATGAACCTTATCGTTTGGCTGATAAAGATGTCAGTTACGAGGGTTCTGTCGCCTTAGATTCTTTCGAAAGATTCACGAAGATGTTGGAGTCTAGTGAGGGAGTTCT from Gynuella sunshinyii YC6258 carries:
- a CDS encoding MBL fold metallo-hydrolase; translation: MKYEIVPVTPFQQNCSILWCEKTGKAAIVDPGGEAGKILARVDALGVDVDKVLLTHGHLDHAGAANAIKNMLNVPIVGPQQEEAFWLNQIENQASMFGFGEAENVVPDVWLNDSDIVKIGETQLLVLHTPGHTPGHVVFYCESSKLAIVGDVLFAGSIGRSDFPRGNHAQLIRSIREKLLGLGDDICFIPGHGPMSTFGQERLTNPFVADRNFG
- a CDS encoding DNA replication terminus site-binding protein, with product MQQLEHTFDTLLSLTQSLGQYLQQNQVTCWCHGYQTAAQGIHEAITDFWYRDGMDGRETIAYYGLVASDEKMLNQVTEINQLKADFADYIKKIREDSPNDLNRYKYELISRHSNLANELAAKGLARLNLKQVTRTIPVLRQNPAKISFNWYKSGKSIQRISKQEALKKLMRFDVLAPHIKVQYDRLGSLPDTEVLALVQNLSPIMRANILYGNGERTAFNVALPIFFPREQGMPAFSIPDSLPPEKRQRKIRNDNQLEEDPIAPSIRVYRYRPGR
- a CDS encoding dienelactone hydrolase family protein, yielding MNSKIPQIAFDWYDEYAHGDIDRRTFVSRLATLAVAGLTANTITAALLPNYAQAEQISFNDPDITASYQNFDSPKGHGTGRGYLVLPSKLEQPAPTVLVIHENRGLNPYIKDVARRLAKKGFIALAPDALFPLGGYPGNDDEGRSMQSSMDKMKIEQDFIASAQFLKQYERGNGKVGAVGFCFGGYICNMIAATIPDTVNAISPFYGTPANDNIVNQVKGPLLLHFAELDKRVNATWPSYEEILKKNKVPYEAYMYSGVNHGFHNDSTARYDEQSAELAWSRTIDFFNHHLTAQNKSV
- the rne gene encoding ribonuclease E, whose protein sequence is MKRMLINATQSEEIRVALVDGQKLYDLDIESGFREQKKANIYKGKITRIEPSLEAAFVDYGSERHGFLPLKEISREYFIDPNVSGRINIKDVLKEGTEIIVQVDKEERGNKGAALTSMISLAGRYLVLMPNNPKAGGISRRIEGEDRAQLREALQGVNVPEGMGIIVRTAGIGRSSEELQWDLDYLLQLWESITGVSKEREAPFLILQESNVIIRAIRDYLRQDIGEVLIDNKAVYDYAIDFVQKVMPSYLPKIKLYSESVPLFNRYQIETQIETAFQREVKLPSGGSIVIDPTEALVSIDINSSRATKGVDIEETALNTNIEAAEEIARQLRLRDMGGLIVIDFIDMNNPKNQREVENKLKDATESDRARVQVGRISRFGLLEMSRQRLRPSLEETSGHVCPRCNGQGVIRDVKSLALAILRLVEEESLKERTAQIRAILPISVATFLLNEKRKAIGDIEARTKAQVLIIPNAALETPHYEVIRVRDDSELITSAEPSFAIQLTEVDAGDTDKEEHSHKPAEKPAISTIATPSSPAPQPPSREIQQQSDEQKKSLLGSLIGSIAGIFGGTSKTTESVQSEPQNTSRSRQAKDVRKTPSQRTQGNSASKNKPRTNKPRPERAPKNRDDERRSKATPSNNSEQQPSSAAKNTPKKEPSNRRPDRDNRGTVANEEKGSNRKKRSSSSKAPRRQRQQPNASESSQNPDAPVQNLQNTPQDTTSAPEVFDFKATKNSVETSTPEVKAEPETKAQPVTNSTDNTAKQPDAPEVKPVETKAPAIATVETQPSNQEATQPKPAQETKTNKSEAEKPQDPDNESSAPKRAFNDPREIKRRMLEEEKNTTGPGIQEE
- the rluC gene encoding 23S rRNA pseudouridine(955/2504/2580) synthase RluC is translated as MLILACIICSGAYPLSGVQFITVQEDRAGQRLDNFLLSQLKGVPKSWVYRVIRKGEVRVNRKRCKPLQTLMAGDLIRIPPVRTSEARAPVVIKPEFASSLESRILFEDDGMLIINKPYGMAVHGGSGVSLGLIEALRAARPDAHFLELVHRLDKDTSGCLMVAKKRSFLKQLQQAIKDKQVAKIYQCLVVGEWPEDITRVTAPLLKLSRQSGERYVKVSVEGKPCLTTFEVLQRYRGYTLLKASPVTGRTHQIRVHCQFNRCPIVGDDKYCSEADLELANRTGLDRLFLHAIRLELTHPLSNEQIMVDADPGDKWYAGLELLEQL
- a CDS encoding S49 family peptidase; amino-acid sequence: MQKQQELEQKQWVLLEKAVLASTKEARKSRIWGIFFKLLTFGYLIAVLAIYLQQSNLNGVSASTGGHVAVVQVRGEIASDSEASADNIISGLRAAFDHPDTKVVVLKINSPGGSPVQSGYVYDEVMRLKALHSDVPVYAVISDTGASGAYYIAAAADYIYADKASIVGSIGVTAVSFGFPEAMQKLGVERRQFTSGEHKAFLDAFAPLKEDEKKLFEALLNNVHQQFIAAVKQGRGERLKDDPNMFSGLFWSGEQALELGLIDGLKTTSQVAREAGYEKIIDFSPKPNPFDQFAEKFGVSIGKGAAQVLGMDSGVALK
- a CDS encoding Maf family protein; translated protein: MTNIILASTSSYRAELLKRINLAFIQAAPSCDETQLPGESPNHQALRLAEEKARSLASDYPDHLIIGSDQVATIDQIHPIGKPGNLTNAASQLRQQSGKTVFFYTGLCVLNSATGISYSDIVTTTVRFRHLSDAMIENYLNMEDPSQCAGSFMSESLGICLTENIHSDDPTSLIGLPMIRLVEFLGFENSNPLLLQSNA